One Halichoerus grypus chromosome 1, mHalGry1.hap1.1, whole genome shotgun sequence genomic region harbors:
- the HOMER3 gene encoding homer protein homolog 3 isoform X1: MSTAREQPIFSTRAHVFQIDPATKRNWIPAGKHALTVSYFYDATRNVYRIISIGGAKAIINSTVTPNMTFTKTSQKFGQWADSRANTVYGLGFASEQHLTQFAEKFQEVKEAARLAREKSQDGGELTSPALGLTAHQVPPSPLVSANGPGDEKLFRSQSADVPGPAERERLKKMLSEGSVGEVQWEAEFFALQDSNNKLAGALREANAAAAQWRQQLEAQRAEAERLRQRVAELEAQAAAEPPSVSEKEGPGQSLEQLEALVQTKDQEIQTLKSQTGGPREAVDTTEREETQQKVQDLETRNAELEHQLRATERSLEEVRAERERARAEVGRAAQLLDVRLFELSELREGLARLAEGTP; the protein is encoded by the exons ATGTCCACAGCCAG GGAGCAGCCCATCTTCAGCACACGGGCGCACGTGTTCCAGATTGACCCGGCCACCAAGCGGAACTGGATCCCCGCGGGCAAGCACGCACTCACTGTCTCCTACTTCTATGATGCCACCCGCAATGTCTACCGAATCATCAGCATTGGGGGTGCCAAG gccaTCATCAATAGCACTGTCACCCCCAACATGACCTTTACCAAAACCTCCCAGAAGTTCGGGCAGTGGGCAGACAGCCGCGCCAACACTGTCTATGGCCTTGGCTTTGCTTCTGAGCAGCATCTGACCCAG tttgcTGAGAAGTTCCAGGAAGTAAAGGAAGCAGCAAGGCTGGCGAGGGAGAAATCTCAGGATGGGGGGGAGCTCACCAGTCCAGCCCTGGGGCTCACTGCCCACCAG GTGCCCCCAAGTCCCCTCGTCAGCGCCAACGGCCCCGGCGACGAGAAACTGTTCCGTAGCCAGAGTGCGGACGTCCCCGGCCCAGCCGAGCGCGAGCGGCTCAAGAAGATGCTGTCCGAGGG CTCGGTGGGCGAGGTGCAGTGGGAGGCCGAGTTCTTCGCGCTGCAGGACAGCAACAACAAGTTGGCGGGCGCCCTGCGAGAAGCCAACGCCGCCGCCGCCCAGTGGAGGCAGCAGCTGGAGGCCCAGCGGGCCGAGGCCGAGAGGCTGAGGCAGCGG GTAGCTGAGCTGGAGGCCCAGGCAGCTGCCGAGCCCCCCTCAGTCAGTGAGAAGGAAGGGCCAGGCCAGTCGCTGGAGCAGCTGGAGGCATTGGTGCAAACCAAGGACCAG GAGATCCAGACGCTGAAGAGCCAGACTGGTGGCCCCCGTGAGGCCGTGGACACCACCGAGCGTGAGGAGACACAGCAGAAAGTGCAG GATCTGGAGACCCGCAATGCCGAGCTGGAGCACCAGTTGCGGGCAACAGAGCGCAGCCTGGAGGAGGTGCGGGCCGAGCGGGAACGGGCGCGGGCTGAGGTGGGCCGGGCTGCACAGCTGCTGGACGTCAGGCTGTTTGAGCTGAGCGAGCTGCGAGAGGGCCTCGCCCGCCTGGCAGAGGGCACGCCCTGA
- the HOMER3 gene encoding homer protein homolog 3 isoform X2 has protein sequence MSTAREQPIFSTRAHVFQIDPATKRNWIPAGKHALTVSYFYDATRNVYRIISIGGAKAIINSTVTPNMTFTKTSQKFGQWADSRANTVYGLGFASEQHLTQVPPSPLVSANGPGDEKLFRSQSADVPGPAERERLKKMLSEGSVGEVQWEAEFFALQDSNNKLAGALREANAAAAQWRQQLEAQRAEAERLRQRVAELEAQAAAEPPSVSEKEGPGQSLEQLEALVQTKDQEIQTLKSQTGGPREAVDTTEREETQQKVQDLETRNAELEHQLRATERSLEEVRAERERARAEVGRAAQLLDVRLFELSELREGLARLAEGTP, from the exons ATGTCCACAGCCAG GGAGCAGCCCATCTTCAGCACACGGGCGCACGTGTTCCAGATTGACCCGGCCACCAAGCGGAACTGGATCCCCGCGGGCAAGCACGCACTCACTGTCTCCTACTTCTATGATGCCACCCGCAATGTCTACCGAATCATCAGCATTGGGGGTGCCAAG gccaTCATCAATAGCACTGTCACCCCCAACATGACCTTTACCAAAACCTCCCAGAAGTTCGGGCAGTGGGCAGACAGCCGCGCCAACACTGTCTATGGCCTTGGCTTTGCTTCTGAGCAGCATCTGACCCAG GTGCCCCCAAGTCCCCTCGTCAGCGCCAACGGCCCCGGCGACGAGAAACTGTTCCGTAGCCAGAGTGCGGACGTCCCCGGCCCAGCCGAGCGCGAGCGGCTCAAGAAGATGCTGTCCGAGGG CTCGGTGGGCGAGGTGCAGTGGGAGGCCGAGTTCTTCGCGCTGCAGGACAGCAACAACAAGTTGGCGGGCGCCCTGCGAGAAGCCAACGCCGCCGCCGCCCAGTGGAGGCAGCAGCTGGAGGCCCAGCGGGCCGAGGCCGAGAGGCTGAGGCAGCGG GTAGCTGAGCTGGAGGCCCAGGCAGCTGCCGAGCCCCCCTCAGTCAGTGAGAAGGAAGGGCCAGGCCAGTCGCTGGAGCAGCTGGAGGCATTGGTGCAAACCAAGGACCAG GAGATCCAGACGCTGAAGAGCCAGACTGGTGGCCCCCGTGAGGCCGTGGACACCACCGAGCGTGAGGAGACACAGCAGAAAGTGCAG GATCTGGAGACCCGCAATGCCGAGCTGGAGCACCAGTTGCGGGCAACAGAGCGCAGCCTGGAGGAGGTGCGGGCCGAGCGGGAACGGGCGCGGGCTGAGGTGGGCCGGGCTGCACAGCTGCTGGACGTCAGGCTGTTTGAGCTGAGCGAGCTGCGAGAGGGCCTCGCCCGCCTGGCAGAGGGCACGCCCTGA
- the DDX49 gene encoding putative ATP-dependent RNA helicase DDX49, with product MAGFAELGLSSWLVEQCRQLGLKQPTPVQLGCIPAILEGRDCLGCAKTGSGKTAAFVLPILQKLSEDPFGIFCLVLTPTRELAYQIAEQFRVLGKPLGLKDCIIVGGMDMVAQALELSRKPHVVIATPGRLADHLRSSNTFSIKKIRFLVLDEADRLLEQGCTDFTVDLEAILAAVPTRRQTLLFSATLTDTLRELQGLATNQPFFWEAQAPVRTVEQLDQRYLLVPEKVKDAYLVHLIQNFQDEHEDWSIIIFTNTCKTCQILCMMLRKFNFPTVALHSMMKQKERFAALAKFKSSIYRILIATDVASRGLDIPTVQVVINHNTPGLPKIYIHRVGRTARAGRQGQAITLVTQYDIHLVHAIEEQIKKKLEELSVEEAKVLQILTQVNVVRRECEIKLEAANFDEKKEINKRKQLILEGKDPDLEARRKAELAKIKQKNRRFKEKVEQVLRRQKASGASRRGRPPRAPPGAHSAPAPSQGRA from the exons ATGGCTGGCTTCGCGGAGCTCGGGCTGTCATCCTGGCTTGTGGAACAATGTCGGCAGCTGGGTTTGAAGCAGCCCACGCCTGTACAGCTCGGCTGCATCCCCGCCATCCTAGAGG GTCGGGACTGCTTGGGCTGTGCCAAGACAGGCAGTGGGAAGACAGCAGCATTTGTCCTGCCCATCTTGCAGAAGCTGTCTGAGGATCCCTTTGGCATCTTCTGCCTCGTCCTGACACCCACCAG GGAGCTGGCCTACCAGATTGCAGAGCAGTTCCGGGTCTTGGGGAAGCCTCTGGGCCTGAAAGACTGCATCATTGTCGGCGGCATGG ATATGGTGGCTCAGGCCCTGGAGCTCTCCCGGAAACCACATGTGGTCATCGCCacaccagggcgcctggctgaccACCTCCGTAGCTCCAACACTTTTAGCATAAAGAAGATCCGTTTCCTG GTGCTGGATGAGGCAGACCGGCTGTTGGAGCAGGGCTGCACCGACTTCACCGTCGACCTGGAGGCCATCCTGGCGGCCGTGCCCACTCGCCGGCAGACCCTGCTCTTCAGCGCCACACTGACGGACACGCTCAGAGAGCTTCAGGGCCTGGCCACCAACCAGCCCTTCTTCTGGGAGGCTCAGGCCCC ggTACGTACAGTAGAACAGCTGGACCAGCGCTACCTGTTGGTGCCTGAGAAGGTCAAGGATGCCTATCTGGTCCACCTGATTCAGAACTTCCAGGACGAGCACGAGGACTGGTCCATCATCATCTTTACCAACACGTGCAA GACCTGCCAGATCCTGTGCATGATGCTGCGTAAATTCAACTTCCCCACTGTGGCTCTGCATTCCATGATGAAACAG AAAGAACGCTTTGCTGCCCTGGCCAAATTCAAGTCCAGCATCTACAGGATCCTGATTGCCACGGACGTGGCCTCCCG GGGCCTGGACATTCCCACAGTGCAGGTGGTTATCAACCACAACACCCCCGGGCTCCCCAAGATCTACATACACCGAGTCGGCCGGACAGCCCGTGCAG GGCGGCAAGGACAGGCCATCACCCTGGTGACGCAGTATGACATCCACCTTGTCCATGCCATCGAGGAGCAGATCA AGAAGAAGCTGGAGGAGCTCTCCGTGGAAGAGGCCAAGGTGCTGCAGATCCTCACCCAGGTCAATGTGGTGCGGAGGGAGTGTGAAATC aaaCTGGAGGCAGCCAACTTTGACGAAAAGAAGGAGATCAATAAGCGGAAGCAGCTGATCCTGGAGGGGAAG GACCCCGACCTGGAGGCCAGACGCAAGGCTGAACTGGCCAAGATCAAGCAGAAGAACCGGCGCTTCAAGGAGAAGGTGGAGCAGGTGCTGCGGCGGCAGAAGGCCAGCGGGGCCAGCCGCCGGGGGCGTCCACCCAGGGCCCCACCTGGAGCGCACTCAGCCCCGGCACCCAGCCAGGGTCGGGCCTGA